The following are encoded together in the Mastacembelus armatus chromosome 6, fMasArm1.2, whole genome shotgun sequence genome:
- the ice2 gene encoding little elongation complex subunit 2, with protein MDLVWEDPPIPDAPFFTRDIYDKYSLAPNIRELWASLQPTEENANIKQDCDVGAAKASSSPVVEAAEFKDKSCTIEEETNWNSCESDDPYADNSADGAEEYKDTKKSKVKLNQPVKEAGVAYPEPRLPFPCMSSLSSKDQKTYLTFLLSKKHRDLPQSLKERVNNEVMQFMRYLQDVAKICADDYNFLTQGALQYSEDFFKGCLECIKTFPQFYQIHEMTSLTGGTFNPGLMLNFEKQLLSMGNVDITDHKIVPADAQLASDYQSVSSENPPAKKAKDMHAAITSDANAEKLCSYYGPHVCLTRNALVRLLDNHGPDFGEQWELPVWVKINSGKGSSQKKTVYIDSPLLKTEMTVRERSHIYHEESLKLSIKKSGRKNVFHLMTELPASEKHLSLEKSQRNVVSFESNSLDFEVDLTDLETFGEMTPIKSSKLQKMQSEQDASVKGKNAPSSLPLNKSKRSSESLVNTSCSLDQMSATQTDMDDPVTEKTPQPILREPSVPKTEQMKPDTLQEIGEQLGSLGDSDDEKLVIDDSSSPAATQTKPKTTPCSSDTSLSPGSETFPINLKSSPRQKVTKRTRQSRVSGDQLSEILRMQTAMFNSVNDTAKCSPKSQETNLPAQCIVSSVQSHPTSLVKPCVSSYLEKNQDEDGDSGPALHRSAPAVNIISTECKKILSQELQAGAEDEQDYDAPEEGNLLYKLYSLQDFLLMVRSSVLLTHTRNVGSSQNQYVPVHVLPKLEYQLSYGVECLTSSEACQLWTETLLHSSTVSYIAHINAHTSKLALLRKLPDDWKQNISCGFKPSKSVNILHHLLKKLTGLDEGQYIIAHKAGEPFVTLLKAATGRASRSAYNLQQVHSSVPQPPLSGLVPWVPVDPAVVLPFHQEHSRVPCTFPPKSFLKTAREGSSQSNNHGCGQSKNAGGNMRNKRKKRAAKRNKYIKKLVQKSI; from the exons ATGGACCTAGTGTG GGAGGATCCTCCAATTCCCGATGCTCCATTCTTTACCAGAGATATCTACGACAAGTATTCACTTGCACCTAATATCAGAGAACTTTGGGCCTCTCTTCAGCC TACTGAAGAGAATGCCAACATAAAACAGGATTGTGATGTTGGAGCTGCAAAAGCCTCGTCTTCTCCTGTTGTAGAAGCTGCAGAGTTTAAGGACAAGAGTTGCACAATCGAGGAAGAAACCAATTGGAATAGCTGTGAAAGTGATGATCCATATGCAGATAATTCTGCAGATGGTGCCGAAGAATATAAGGATACCAAAAAATCTAAAGTCAAACTCAACCAACCTGTGAAGGAGGCTGGTGTTGCTTACCCTGAGCCCAGACTACCCTTCCCCTGTATGTCCAGCCTGTCCAGCAAAGATCAGAAAACGTATCTTACCTTTTTGTTGAGTAAGAAACACAGGGATCTTCCACAG AGCTTAAAGGAACGAGTAAATAATGAAGTTATGCAGTTTATGAGGTACCTGCAAGATGTGGCCAAAATATGTGCTGACGACTACAACTTTTTAACACAGGGAGCTTTGCAATATTCAGAG GATTTCTTCAAGGGATGTTTGGAATGCATAAAGACATTTCCTCAGTTCTATCAGATCCATGAGATGACAAGTTTGACAGGGGGGACTTTCAATCCAGGCCTTATGCTGAACTTTGAAAAACAGCTTTTGAGTATG GGCAATGTGGATATTACAGACCACAAGATAGTGCCTGCTGATGCACAGCTTGCATCGGATTATCAGAGTGTTTCATCAGAGAATCCTCCAGCTAAAAAAGCTAAGGATATGCATGCT GCAATCACCAGTGATGCCAATGCAGAGAAGCTGTGTTCATATTATGGCCCTCATGTTTGTCTAACTCGAAATGCTCTGGTTAGGCTGCTGGACAACCATGGCCCTGACTTTGGGGAGCAATGGGAACTGCCTGTTTGGGTCAAAATAAATTCAGGAAAAG GCAGTAGTCAGAAAAAGACTGTGTACATAGACTCACCCCTTCTGAAGACTGAAATGACAGTAAGAGAGAGGAGCCATATCTACCATGAGGAGAGTTTGAAGCTCTCAATTAAGAAGAGTggaaggaaaaatgtgttcCATTTAATGACAGAGCTTCCTGCAAGTGAGAAACATCTCTCTCTG GAGAAATCACAAAGAAATGTAGTGTCTTTTGAAAGCAACAGTCTTGATTTTGAGGTGGACCTCACTGACTTGGAGACATTTGGGGAGATGACACCTATTAAATCCTCCAAGTTGCAGAAGATGCAAAGTGAGCAAGATGCATCTGTAAAAGGTAAAAACGCTCCAAGTTCCCTGCCTTTAAATAAGAGTAAAAGGTCCAGCGAGAGTCTTGTAAACACAAGCTGTTCACTAGACCAGATGAGTGCCACACAGACAGATATGGATGATCCTGTGACAGAGAAGACACCTCAGCCAATTTTGAGGGAGCCCAGTGTGCCCAAGACCGAACAGATGAAGCCAGACACTTTGCAGGAAATTGGTGAACAGTTAGGTTCTCTTGGAGACTCCGATGATGAGAAGCTGGTTATTGATGACTCTTCATCTcctgctgcaacacaaactaaacCAAAGACCACACCTTGCTCTTCAGACACCTCTCTTAGTCCCGGCTCTGAGACTTTTCCGATAAATTTAAAGTCATCTCCTCGTCAGAAAGTTACAAAGCGAACACGACAGTCAAGGGTATCTGGCGACCAACTGAGTGAAATCCTGCGAATGCAGACAGCAATGTTCAACTCTGTCAATGACACAGCCAAGTGCTCCCCCAAATCCCAGGAGACAAACCTACCTGCCCAATGTATAGTTTCATCTGTTCAGTCCCATCCAACATCCCTGGTTAAGCCCTGTGTGTCCTCATATTTGGAGAAAAACCAGGATGAAGATGGAGATAGTGGCCCTGCTCTTCACAGATCTGCACCAGCAGTCAACATTATTAGTACAGAGTGCAAAA AGATACTGTCACAAGAACTGCAGGCAGGTGCTGAAGATGAACAAGATTACGACGCTCCAGAAGAGGGCAACCTGCTATACAAACTCTACAGTCTGCAGGATTTTCTACTCATGGTGCGCAGCTCTGTCTTACTGACCCATACCAGAAATGTAGGCAGCAGCCAAAACCAG TATGTGCCGGTGCATGTCTTGCCCAAGCTGGAGTACCAGTTGAGTTATGGCGTTGAGTGTCTAACCAGCAGCGAGGCTTGTCAGCTGTGGACAGAGACATTGCTCCACTCCAGCACAGTTTCCTACATAG cgCACATCAATGCACACACATCAAAACTAGCACTGCTGAGAAAGCTGCCTGACGACTGGAAACAGAACATCTCCTGTGGGTTCAA GCCATCCAAGTCAGTGAATATACTGCACCACCTCCTGAAAAAGCTAACTGG GTTAGATGAAGGACAGTACATAATTGCGCACAAAGCAGGGGAACCATTTGTGACCTTACTAAAAGCAGCTACTGGGAGAGCGAGTCGGAGTGCATACAACCTGCAGCAGGTCCACAGCTCTGTCCCACAGCCCCCGCTCTCTGGCCTTGTGCCCTGGGTACCTGTTGATCCAGCTGTGGTCCTGCCTTTCCACCAAGAACACAGTCGTGTCCCCTGTACCTTCCCACCAAAATCCTTTCTAAAG ACAGCGAGAGAGGGGTCATCGCAGTCTAACAACCATGGATGTGGGCAGTCAAAGAATGCAGGAGGCAACATGAGGAACAAACGAAAGAAACGAGCAGCCAAGCGTAACAAGTATATTAAAAAGTTAGTTCAGAAGTCCATTTAA